One genomic region from Bactrocera tryoni isolate S06 chromosome 3, CSIRO_BtryS06_freeze2, whole genome shotgun sequence encodes:
- the LOC120771340 gene encoding flotillin-1 isoform X1, whose protein sequence is MVWGFVTCGPNEALVVSGCCYMKPLLVPGGRAFVWPTIQQVQRISLNTMTLQVESPCVYTSQGVPISVTGIAQVKIQGQNEDMLLTACEQFLGKGESEIQHIALVTLEGHQRAIMGSMTVEEIYKDRKKFSKQVFEVASSDLANMGITVVSYTIKDIRDEEGDSKGYLKSLGMARTAEVKRDARIGEAEARCDAHIKEAIAEEQRMASRFLNDIEIAKAQRDFELKKAAYDVEVQTKKAEAEMAYELQAAKTKQRIKEEQMQVKVIERTQEIAVQEQEIQRRERELEATVRRPAEAEKFRLEKLAEANKLRVVMEAEAEAESIKIRGEAEAFAIEAKAKAEAEQMAQKAEAWREYREAAMVEMLLDTLPKVAAEVAAPLSQAKKITMVSSGQGEIGAAKLTGEVLQIVNKVPELVKNITGVDIARSMHAG, encoded by the exons ATGGTGTGGGGATTTGTGACTTGTGGCCCGAACGAGGCGCTTGTGGTTTCAG GATGCTGTTATATGAAACCCCTACTGGTACCCGGTGGCCGTGCCTTTGTGTGGCCTACTATACAACAGGTGCAAAG AATTTCACTCAACACCATGACCCTGCAAGTAGAGAGTCCATGTGTCTACACCAGTCAGGGTGTGCCCATTTCGGTAACCGGTATTGCACAAGTTAAAATTCAGGGGCAAAATGAGGATATGTTGCTGACGGCATGCGAACAATTCCTCGGTAAGGGTGAATCTGAAATCCAGCATATAGCTTTGGTAACGCTGGAAGGACATCAGCGTGCTATTATGGGCTCCATGACGGTTGAGGAAATTTATAAAGACCGCAAGAAGTTCAGCAAACAAGTATTTGAAGTGGCTTCATCGGATTTAGCTAACATGGGCATAACTGTAGTATCTTACACCATTAAAGATATACGCGATGAAGAG GGTGACTCAAAG GGCTATCTAAAATCTTTGGGTATGGCACGCACTGCCGAGGTCAAACGCGATGCACGTATCGGTGAAGCTGAGGCGCGTTGTGATGCGCACATCAAGGAAGCCATTGCCGAGGAGCAACGTATGGCATCGCGTTTCCTCAATGACATCGAAATTGCCAAAGCGCAACGTGACTTCGAATTGAAAAAAGCCGCCTACGATGTGGAGGTGCAAACGAAGAAAGCCGAAGCTGAAATGGCTTACGAATTGCAAGCGGCCAAGACGAAACAACGCATCAAGGAGGAACAAATGCAAGTCAAAGTGATTGAACGCACACAGGAGATTGCCGTGCAGGAGCAGGAGATACAACGTCGCGAACGTGAACTGGAGGCCACTGTGCGCCGACCAGCTGAAGCGGAGAAATTCAGATTAGAGAAATTGGCTGAGGCCAACAAGTTACGTGTGGTCATGGAGGCTGAAGCCGAAGCCGAATCG ATCAAAATCCGTGGTGAAGCCGAGGCCTTCGCCATTGAAGCCAAAGCCAAAGCAGAGGCCGAGCAAATGGCACAAAAAGCCGAAGCTTGGCGTGAATATCGCGAAGCAGCAATGGTCGAGATGTTGCTGGACACATTACCAAAg GTGGCCGCTGAAGTTGCCGCACCATTGTCGCAAGCCAAGAAGATCACCATGGTCTCGAGCGGACAGGGTGAAATTGGTGCCGCCAAGTTGACCGGCGAGGTATTGCAGATAGTTAACAAAGTGCCGGAATTGGTGAAAAATATAACTGGGGTCGACATTGCCCGG TCCATGCATGCTGGCTAA
- the LOC120771340 gene encoding flotillin-1 isoform X2, producing MVWGFVTCGPNEALVVSGCCYMKPLLVPGGRAFVWPTIQQVQRISLNTMTLQVESPCVYTSQGVPISVTGIAQVKIQGQNEDMLLTACEQFLGKGESEIQHIALVTLEGHQRAIMGSMTVEEIYKDRKKFSKQVFEVASSDLANMGITVVSYTIKDIRDEEGYLKSLGMARTAEVKRDARIGEAEARCDAHIKEAIAEEQRMASRFLNDIEIAKAQRDFELKKAAYDVEVQTKKAEAEMAYELQAAKTKQRIKEEQMQVKVIERTQEIAVQEQEIQRRERELEATVRRPAEAEKFRLEKLAEANKLRVVMEAEAEAESIKIRGEAEAFAIEAKAKAEAEQMAQKAEAWREYREAAMVEMLLDTLPKVAAEVAAPLSQAKKITMVSSGQGEIGAAKLTGEVLQIVNKVPELVKNITGVDIARSMHAG from the exons ATGGTGTGGGGATTTGTGACTTGTGGCCCGAACGAGGCGCTTGTGGTTTCAG GATGCTGTTATATGAAACCCCTACTGGTACCCGGTGGCCGTGCCTTTGTGTGGCCTACTATACAACAGGTGCAAAG AATTTCACTCAACACCATGACCCTGCAAGTAGAGAGTCCATGTGTCTACACCAGTCAGGGTGTGCCCATTTCGGTAACCGGTATTGCACAAGTTAAAATTCAGGGGCAAAATGAGGATATGTTGCTGACGGCATGCGAACAATTCCTCGGTAAGGGTGAATCTGAAATCCAGCATATAGCTTTGGTAACGCTGGAAGGACATCAGCGTGCTATTATGGGCTCCATGACGGTTGAGGAAATTTATAAAGACCGCAAGAAGTTCAGCAAACAAGTATTTGAAGTGGCTTCATCGGATTTAGCTAACATGGGCATAACTGTAGTATCTTACACCATTAAAGATATACGCGATGAAGAG GGCTATCTAAAATCTTTGGGTATGGCACGCACTGCCGAGGTCAAACGCGATGCACGTATCGGTGAAGCTGAGGCGCGTTGTGATGCGCACATCAAGGAAGCCATTGCCGAGGAGCAACGTATGGCATCGCGTTTCCTCAATGACATCGAAATTGCCAAAGCGCAACGTGACTTCGAATTGAAAAAAGCCGCCTACGATGTGGAGGTGCAAACGAAGAAAGCCGAAGCTGAAATGGCTTACGAATTGCAAGCGGCCAAGACGAAACAACGCATCAAGGAGGAACAAATGCAAGTCAAAGTGATTGAACGCACACAGGAGATTGCCGTGCAGGAGCAGGAGATACAACGTCGCGAACGTGAACTGGAGGCCACTGTGCGCCGACCAGCTGAAGCGGAGAAATTCAGATTAGAGAAATTGGCTGAGGCCAACAAGTTACGTGTGGTCATGGAGGCTGAAGCCGAAGCCGAATCG ATCAAAATCCGTGGTGAAGCCGAGGCCTTCGCCATTGAAGCCAAAGCCAAAGCAGAGGCCGAGCAAATGGCACAAAAAGCCGAAGCTTGGCGTGAATATCGCGAAGCAGCAATGGTCGAGATGTTGCTGGACACATTACCAAAg GTGGCCGCTGAAGTTGCCGCACCATTGTCGCAAGCCAAGAAGATCACCATGGTCTCGAGCGGACAGGGTGAAATTGGTGCCGCCAAGTTGACCGGCGAGGTATTGCAGATAGTTAACAAAGTGCCGGAATTGGTGAAAAATATAACTGGGGTCGACATTGCCCGG TCCATGCATGCTGGCTAA